The following are encoded in a window of Spea bombifrons isolate aSpeBom1 chromosome 2, aSpeBom1.2.pri, whole genome shotgun sequence genomic DNA:
- the RIPK4 gene encoding receptor-interacting serine/threonine-protein kinase 4 produces MDKECASPWDMGLLRTFDSREFSGWEKVGSGGFGQVYKVKHISWKTWLAIKCPPSLHVDEKERIELVEEAKKMEMAKFRCILPVYGICSDPVGLVMEYMETGSLEKLLASERLPWDLRFRIIHETAVGMNFLHCMSPPLLHLDLKPANILLDGHYHVKIADFGLAKWNGLSNSHELSIDGICGTVAYLPPERFREKSRNFDTKHDVYSFAIVIWGILTQRKPFADEKNILHIMVKVGNGHRPDLSQVPRARPQQCEGMIKLMQACWHNVPNKRPSFQEITSETELLCTKHDDEINAVTCEDRQQVEPEETGAQSDYKSPVPPFDKDYSLSELLSQLDSGISQTMEGPGSLSHCTSEPQLAPSDKRLSGVSSVDSAFSSRGSLSLSFEKDCSVNDVSATDIQKKKLVDAIMAGDTAKLMKILQPQDVDLMLDGRSSLLHLAVEASQEECAKLLLLYNANPNMTDAKGSTPLHIAAEKKLKGIVELLLGKKININAKDEDLFTALHFASQNGDEAITRMLLEKNASLNEVDIKSRTPLHVACQHGQEAIVRLFIRRGSDINAKGQDNWVSLHYAAWQGHLNIVKILARRNEADINVQTSDGRTPLHLAAQRGHYRVARILVDLRCDVNVQNAQLKTPLHVAAETGHTSTARLLLHRGADINATTAEGLTALDLANINMRSAAASLLRDERENAECLEIDSHLVVESVTSV; encoded by the exons AGAACGCATAGAACTTGTGGAAGAAGcgaagaaaatggaaatggcCAAATTCCGCTGCATTCTGCCCGTGTATGGGATCTGTAGCGATCCGGTGGGTTTGGTCATGGAGTACATGGAGACCGGATCTCTGGAGAAGCTACTGGCCTCCGAGCGCTTACCGTGGGATTTGCGCTTTCGGATCATACACGAGACGGCCGTGGGCATGAACTTCTTGCACTGCATGTCTCCTCCGCTTCTGCACCTGGACCTCAAGCCCGCCAACATACTGCTGGACGGACACTATCATGTTAAA ATCGCTGATTTCGGGCTGGCCAAGTGGAACGGTTTGTCGAACTCGCATGAGCTGAGTATAGATGGGATTTGCGGGACCGTCGCGTACCTCCCGCCCGAGCGCTTCAGGGAGAAGAGCCGGAACTTCGACACCAAGCACGACGTGTACAG TTTTGCGATTGTGATTTGGGGAATTCTTACCCAGAGAAAACCCTTTGCAG ACGAGAAGAACATACTGCACATCATGGTGAAGGTGGGTAACGGGCACCGTCCGGATCTGTCTCAGGTTCCGAGGGCCAGACCCCAGCAGTGTGAAGGCATGATTAAGCTGATGCAGGCCTGCTGGCACAACGTCCCCAACAAGAGACCCTCGTTTCAGG AGATTACCTCTGAGACCGAGCTGTTGTGTACAAAACACGACGATGAAATCAATGCTGTGACGTGCGAGGATAGGCAGCAAGTGGAACCGGAG GAAACGGGTGCCCAGTCGGACTATAAGAGTCCCGTGCCGCCCTTCGATAAGGACTACAGCTTGTCCGAGTTGCTGTCTCAGCTGGACTCCGGCATTTCGCAGACCATGGAAGGCCCCGGAAGCCTCAGCCATTGCACGTCTGAACCCCAGCTGGCTCCTAGTGACAAGCGCCTCTCTGGCGTGTCTTCTGTGGACTCTGCCTTTTCCTCCAGGGGATCCCTGTCGCTGTCCTTTGAGAAAGATTGCTCAGTAAACG ATGTTAGCGCCACTGATATCCAAAAGAAGAAGCTGGTCGATGCCATTATGGCTGGAGATACTGCCAAACTAATGAAGATCCTGCAACCTCAAGATGTTGACTTGATGCTCGATGGAAGGTCCAGCCTTCTTCACTTGGCCGTCGAAGCCAGTCAAGAAGAATGTGCGAAGTTGCTTCTGTTGTACAATGCCAACCCCAACATGACCGACGCGAAAGGCTCCACTCCCCTCCACATTGCGGCTGAGAAGAAGTTGAAAGGCATCGTTGAACTTCTCCTtggcaaaaaaattaatatcAATGCCAAAGATGAAGATCTCTTCACAGCTCTTCATTTTGCTTCCCAAAACGGAGACGAAGCTATAACCAGGATGCTCCTCGAAAAGAATGCCTCCCTGAACGAGGTTGATATTAAAAGCCGAACACCTTTGCACGTTGCCTGTCAGCATGGACAAGAGGCCATCGTACGCCTCTTTATCAGACGGGGTTCAGACATCAACGCCAAGGGGCAGGATAACTGGGTATCGCTCCATTATGCTGCCTGGCAGGGTCACCTTAACATCGTGAAGATCCTAGCGCGAAGGAACGAGGCAGATATAAACGTCCAGACGTCAGACGGGAGAACCCCGCTGCATCTAGCTGCTCAAAGAGGACATTACAGAGTCGCTCGGATTCTTGTGGACTTGCGCTGCGACGTAAATGTTCAGAACGCCCAGCTGAAAACCCCTCTCCACGTGGCCGCTGAAACTGGCCATACCAGCACGGCCCGGCTTCTTTTACACAGGGGTGCGGACATTAACGCTACTACAGCCGAAGGGCTCACCGCGCTGGACCTGGCAAACATTAACATGCGTTCGGCCGCTGCCAGTCTTCTAAGGGATGAGAGGGAGAATGCCGAGTGTCTCGAAATAGACTCCCATTTGGTGGTTGAAAGCGTAACATCGGTTTGA